The Streptomyces griseiscabiei genomic sequence CTAGGGGAGCGACAGGGCCATGGGGTGCTGTCTGTGGGAACCCCACAGACAGCACCCCATGGCAAAGTGGATCACCTGAGTGCGGGATCCCCACAGCACTTCTTGTACTTGCGCTCCGAGCCGCACCAGCACGGTCCGTTGCGCGGCGGCGGCCAGTCGACCGCCTGCCCCGTGCGGGCCAGTTCGGCGGCGTACGCGGACCGGACCGCCGGAGTGTCGAGGGAACCGCTTCCCGTCGCCTCCGCGTACGCCGTCAGATCGCCCACCGTCGCCCGGCCGACCGCCAGGCGTGGGGCGCCCTCGTCGGACAGCTCGCGCAGTGTCCGTTCGACCTGGCGACGATAGTCCGCGTGGTCGTCGCCGTACGCCTCCACGACGGACGGCAGGCGCTGGAGCAGCCGCGCGAACTCTCCCGGCGGCCAGAACAGAACACAGGTCTTCAGCCGGCCGGAAGACAGCAGCTCGTCTTCGGCGAAGTCGTGCGCGAGCGCCTCGAACTCGGCCAGCACGGCATCTGTGCCCCCGGCCTCCAGCCGCTTCCTGCGAAGTGGATCGTGCAACTCATCCAGCGGGCGCACCCGGCCGCCCCCCGCGAGGCTGGCACGTTGTTCGTGCAGTGCGTCTGCCAGGTGGTCCCAGTCGTCGTGCGGTTCGCCGAGCAGTCGCCGTACTCGGTGGCGGCCGATGACGAGTTCCTCCAGACCGAAGGAGTCCGGGGAATCGGCGACCACGTCGGCCGTCACGGTGGCGCCGACGCCCAAGGCATGTGTGACCCCGGACGTGAACCACTCGGCGGCCTTCGCCGTCTCGCCCCCGGCCTCGAAGACCTCGGCGACGATGCTCCAGGCGGCCGGGTCCCGGGGGTGCCGCGCGCGGAACGCGGCAGCGGCGGCGCGGGCCACATCCTCCTTCCCGGCCTCCCACAGCGCGTTGATACGCCAGGCGTCCACGATGTCCGGCTCCCGGCAGCCGCCCGACGCCGGGTCGAGCAGCCGCTCGTAGAGCGCGACCGCCCGCTCGTGCTCTCCGGCGTCGAGCCATGCCTCGGCGGCCTCGCGAAGCAGCTCCTCACGCTCTTCCGGACATCGCTCCGCCAGTCGTTCACTCTCCTCGGCGAACTGGGCGTGGTTGCTGCCCCCCAGCGCACCGGGAGGGACAGCGGCGGGCTGCCGGGCCTTGCGTGCCTTGTTGCTCCTGCTGGACATGCAGCGCTTGCTGGACATGAACTCACGGTAGTGGGGACGCGGTTGGGGTGGAGGGGGAACCTCCCCTGATCACACCTTCGTGATGAGCGAGACGGACATCTTGCACTGGAGCACGCTGTTCGAGGATCCCAACGCCACGGAACCTGATGGACACGAGGTAGGAGGTCCGCCTCCTGGGTGGTCAGGACGGCTGGAGTGGGCCGCCGGCCGGTGGCCATCGCTCGCGTGACTGTCCGGCCAGCCACCTGCATGCCCGGTGTTGCCGCAGCTACTTCACGCTCTTCAGGGCAAGGACAAGGGCCAGGGCCCAGAACCCCGATGGCCGCGCTCAGCATGTCAGCGGGCACGGGCAGTACAGCGTGCGCCAGTGGCCCTCGGACCTGAGCGTCCACCCGTCAGCACCGAGCCGCTTCAGGAGCTCCCCGACCTCCTTGCTCGGATGGTCCGCCGCAGCGATCTCGTGTCCACTACGTCCACCGCGCACTCCGCCCATACGGTCTTGCCGGGCCCCGTGCGCTCCTCGACGCCCCAACGCGCCGCGACGGCCTCGACGATGAGCAGCCCTCTGCCGCCCTCGGCGTCCGCCGGATCACCGGTCGGCGGTTCCGGAGGCCCGGGGTGCCTCGGGTGCGTGTCGGACACCTCGACGCGTACGACGCCCTCGGCAGGAGCGTGCGTACGGGCGTACTTGAGCCGCAGCTCGAAGTCGCGGCCGTGCAGCGCGGCGTTGGCGGCGAGTTCGGCGACGACGAGGGCGACGGTGTCGGATGCGGGGCTGCCGTACGGCACGTCCCACAGGTCGAGCCGGTACCGGGCGGTCCGCCGGGCGAGGCGGGCTCCTCGGCGTGTGGCCGGGAAACGCCGCACGAACACACTTACGGTAACGGCCTCCTGGGCCGGTGGCACTGGCATGCGACCAGCGTCGTGTCGTCCTTCGGTCCGCCAACAGGGACGACGCCCATACAGACACGGCTGTACCGGTACACACTCTGGACTGGGTGGATAACTCCCCGTGACGCTGGTCGGATCGGGCGGTTGGGCCGGTGGGAGCGGGGACCGGCGAGGGCGTGGACGGATGAGCACGGGAGGCGCGCGGCGATGACTGCGGACCAGGGCGGCGCAGAGAACGGCACCAGCGGCACCGAGGCGGAACTCTCCGACAGCCTCAGGACCTTCGGGGCGGTCCTGAAGGCACTGCGGGAGGAATCCGGCCTGACGCAGGAGGAGTTCGCTCTGCGGGTGCGGTACTCGCACGCGTACATCGCCAAGATCGAGCAGGGGAAGCGGTTCCCTCCCACGGATCTGCCGGAGCGGGCGGCGGAGGCGTTGGGGCCGGTCGCGCTCAAGGTCCTCACGGCGGCGGCGAAGAGTCTGACGAGGCGGGCGGGGCTGGCGTCCTGGTTCCGGCAGTGGGCGGGGATCGAGGAGGAGGCGATCTCCTTGTACGCGTATGAGTGCCGGGCGGTGCCGGGGTTGTTGCAGCCGGAAGGGTACATCCGGGCGATCTTCGACCGACAGATTCCGCCCTTGTCGGAGGAGCAGTTCGAGCGACAGGTAGCCGCACGGCAGGAACGGCAGCGGCTGCTGGACGAGCGCCCGAACACCGCGTTCTCCTTCCTCATCGAGCAGGCCGTACTGGAACGCCGACTGGGAGGCAAAGAGGTGGCACGGGAGGTCATCGCCAACCTCTTGGAACACGGCACCCGCCGAAACGTCGAGATCCTCGTCATGCCCCTCCGGCAGGAGGATCACTCCGGCGTCGACGGCCAGATGTACCTCGCTGAACGTGACAATCACCAGTGGGTCGGTTACGTCGAGGGCCACGGCAGCAGCACCCTCCTGGCGGAGCCGAAATTGGTGAGTTCCATGCTCCAGCGCTATGGGAAGATGCGCTCACAGGCCCTGAGTCGTATGGCCACGGTGGACCTGCTGAGGGAGATGCAAGGAGCGCTATGAGCACCGAACTGGCCTGGTTCAAGAGCAGCTACAGCGGCAGTGGCGGCGGCAACTGCCTCGAAGTCGCCGTGCGCCCCGAAGCGGTCCACGTTCGCGACTCCAAGGACAAGAGCATCCGTCCCCTCACCGTCACACCATCCGCCTGGACGGCGTTCACCGCACTCGCGGCGGGCTCGGCCGCGCACGGCTGAGGCCACGTCGTACACGAAGTTCGCGGCGGGCACGGGAGTTGGTTCCCCGTGCCCGCCTTTTGTCTGTGCCCGTTGTCCGTGCCCCATGATTCACTGCCTCCGACGGCCATCACAGGCAAGCGCCCGAAGGGACTCCCACCCGTGCCCCATGCAGTCGATCAGTCGTTCCTGGCACTCCCCCTACGCGCCCTGGCCGACGCCGCGCTCGCCCGTGCCCGGGCCCTCGGTGCCGAGCACGCGGACTTCCGGTTCGAGCGGGTGCGGAGCGCCTCCTGGCGGCTGCGGGACGCGAAGCCGGCCGGGTCGTCGGACACGACGGATCTGGGGTACGCGGTACGGGTGGTGCACGGCGGGACCTGGGGGTTCGCGTCCGGGGTGGATCTGACGATGGACGCCGCCGCGAAGGTCGCCTCGCAGGCCGTGGCGATGGCCAAGCTGTCGGCGCAGGTCATCAAGGCCGCCGGGTCCGACGAGAGGGTCGAGCTGGCCGACGAGCCGGTGCACGCGGAGAAGACCTGGGTCTCGTCGTACGGGATCGACCCCTTCGCCGTCCCCGACGAGGAGAAGTCCGCGCTGCTGGCGCAGTGGAGCGCGCGGCTGCTGGCGGCCGACGGGATCAACCATGTCGACGCCTCGCTGCTCGCCGTGCACGAGAACAAGTTCTACGCGGACACCGCCGGGACCGTGACCACCCAGCAGCGGGTCCGGCTGCATCCGTCGCTGACGGCGGTGTCGGTCGACGAGTCCAGCGGAGAGTTCGACTCGATGCGGACGCTGGCGCCGCCGGCCGGGCGCGGCTGGGAGTACGTGACGGGCACCGGCTGGGACTGGGACGACGAGCTGGCGCGCATCCCGGAGCTGCTCGCCGAGAAGATGCGGGCGCCCAGCGTCGAGGCGGGCGTCTACGACCTGGTGGTGGACCCCTCCAACCTGTGGCTGACCATCCACGAGTCCATCGGGCACGCCACCGAGCTGGACCGCGCGCTCGGCTACGAGGCCGCCTACGCCGGTACGTCCTTCGCCACCTTCGACAAGCTCCACAAGCTGCGGTACGGCTCCGAGCTGATGAACGTCACCGGTGACCGCACCGCCGAGCACGGTCTGGCGACCATCGGGTACGACGACGAGGGCGTGGAGTGCCAGAGCTGGGACCTGGTGCGGGACGGGACGCTCGTCGGCTATCAACTCGACCGCCGTATCGCGAGGTTGACCGGTCTCGGGCGGTCCAACGGCTGTGCGTACGCCGACTCCCCCGGGCATGTGCCGGTGCAGCGGATGGCGAACGTGTCGCTGCGGCCGGACCCGGCGGGCATGTCCACCGAGGACCTGATCGGCGGGGTCGACCGGGGGATCTACGTGGTCGGGGACCGGTCGTGGTCCATCGACATGCAGCGCTACAACTTCCAGTTCACCGGGCAGCGGTTCTTCCGGATCGAGAACGGGCGGATCACCGGACAGCTGCGGGACGTCGCCTACCAGGCCACGACCACCGACTTCTGGGGGTCCATGGCGGCCTTGGGCGGGCCGCAGACGTACGTCCTCGGCGGCGCCTTCAACTGCGGCAAGGCCCAGCCGGGCCAGGTCGCCGCGGTCTCGCACGGCTGCCCGTCGGCCCTCTTCAAGGGCGTCAACATCCTCAACACCACGCAGGAGGCCGGTCGATGAGCGCCCGTGACAGCAAGGCCCACAAGCCCCACGAGATCGTCGAGCGGGCCCTCGGACTCTCCCGCGCCGACGGCTGTGTGGTGATCGCCGACGAGTACTCGACGGCGAACCTGCGCTGGGCGGGCAACGCGCTGACCACGAACGGGGTCACCCGGGGCCGGTCGGTGACCGTCGTCGCCCTGGTCGACGGCAAGGAGGGCACCGCCTCCGGGGTGGTGTCGCGGTCGGCGGTCACCGCCGAGGAGCTGGAGCCGCTGGTGCGGGCCGCCGAGGCCGCCGCGCGCGGCGCGGGACCCGCCGAGGACGCGCAGCCGCTGATCACGGGCGTGGAGCACTCCCCCGACTTCACGGACGCGCCCGCCGAGACCTCCTCCGCCGTGTTCGCCGACTTCGCGCCGGCGCTCGGCGAGTCCTTCGCCCGCGCGCGTGCGGGCGGCCGGGAGCTGTACGGCTTCGCCAACCACGAGCTGGTCTCCAGCTATCTCGGTACGTCCACCGGACTGCGGCTGCGGCACGACCAGCCGAACGGAACGCTGGAGCTGAACGCCAAGTCGCCGGACCGCAAGCGCTCGGCGTGGGCGGGGCGCTCCACCCGGGACTTCAAGGACGTCGACCCGGCGGCCCTGGACGCCGAGCTGGCCGTACGGCTGGGCTGGGCCGAGCGGCGGGTGCCGCTGCCGGCGGGGCGGTACGAGACGCTGCTGCCGCCGACGGCCGTGGCGGATCTGCTGATCTACCAGATGTGGTCGGCGTCGGCGCGGGACGCGGCCGAGGGCAGGACCGTGTTCAGCAAGCCCGGCGGTGGCACCCGGATCGGCGAGCGGCTGACCGAGCTGCCGCTGAGCCTGCGCAGCGACCCGAACGAGCCGGGCCTGGAGTCCGCGCCGTTCGTGCTGGCCCACTCCTCCGGCGGCGACAGCTCGGTCTTCGACAACGGGCTGCCGCTGGGGGCGACGGACTGGATCAGCCGGGGCGAGATCGCGCGTCTGCCGACCACCCGGCACAGCGCCGGCCTGACCGGGCTGCCGGTGGTGCCGACGATCGGCAATCTGATCCTGGACGGCGGTGACGACCGCTCCCTGGAGGAGATGGTCGCGAACACCGGGCGCGGGCTGCTGCTGACCTGCCTGTGGTACATCCGCGAGGTGGACCCGGCGACGCTGCTGCTGACCGGGCTGACCCGGGACGGCGTCTACCTCGTGGAGAACGGCGAGGTCACGGGCGAGGTCAACAACTTCCGGTTCAACGAGTCGCCGGTCGACCTGCTCGGCCGGGCCACCGAGGCGGGGCGGACCGAGAAGACGCTGCCGCGCGAGTGGAGCGACTACTTCACCAGGGCGGCGATGCCCGCGCTGCGGGTGCCGGATTTCAATATGAGTTCTGTCAGCCAGGGCGTATAACCTCGTACCTGATTCACCTGGTGCGACCCGATCGAGGAGACACGAGAACCGTGACGGACATCGTCGACGAGCTGAAGTGGCGAGGGCTGTTCGCCCTGTCCACCGACGAGGACGCCTTGCGCAAGGCGCTCGCGGACGGTCCTGTCACGTTCTATTGCGGTTTCGACCCGACCGCGCCGTCCCTGCACGTCGGGCATCTGGTGCAGGTGCTCACGGTGCGCCGGCTCCAGCAGGCCGGGCACCGGCCGCTGGCGCTGGTCGGCGGCGCGACGGGTCTGATCGGCGACCCCCGCCCGACGGCGGAGCGCACACTGAACGACCCGGAGACGGTCGCGGGCTGGGTCGGCAGGCTGCGCGCCCAGATCGAGCCGTTCCTGTCCTTCGAGGGCGAGAACGCGGCCGTCATGGTCAACAACCTCGACTGGACCGAGGGCCTGTCCGCCATCGAGTTCCTGCGGGACATCGGCAAGCACTTCCGCGTCAACAAGATGCTGACGAAGGACTCCGTCGCCCGGCGGCTGGAGTCCGACCAGGGCATCAGCTACACCGAGTTCAGCTACCAGATCCTCCAGGGCATGGACTTCCTCCAGCTCTACCGGAGGCACGGCTGCACACTCCAGCAGGGCGGCAGCGACCAGTGGGGCAACCTCACGGCCGGCCTGGACCTGATCCACCGCCTGGAGCCCGGTGTGGAGGCGCACGCGCTGGCCACCCCGCTGATGACCAAGGCGGACGGCACCAAGTTCGGCAAGACCGAGGGCGGCGCCGTCTGGCTCGACCCGGAGATGACGACGCCGTACGCGTTCTACCAGTTCTGGCTGAACGTGGACGACCGCGACATCACCCGGTACATGCGGATCCTGTCCTTCAAGTCCCGTGCGGAGCTGGAGGAGTTGGAGGCGCAGACCGAGGAGCGGCCGCAGGCGCGGGCCGCGCAGCGGGCGCTGGCCGAGGAGCTGACGACGCTGGTGCACGGCCCGGAGCAGACGGCCGCGGTGATCGCCGCCTCCCGTGCGCTGTTCGGGCAGGGCGAGCTGGCGGAGCTGGACGAGAAGACGCTGGCGGCGGCGCTGTCCGAGCTGCCGCACGCGAAGGTCGCCGGGCTGGCGCCCGTCGTGGATCTCCTCGCCGAGGTCGGGCTGGTGCCCAGCAAGTCCGCGGGGCGGCGGACCGTGAAGGAGGGCGGGGCGTACGTGAACAATGTGAAGGTCACCGCCGAGGACGCCGTTCCGGCGTCGGAGGACCTCATTCACGGGCGGTGGCTGGTGCTGCGGCGGGGCAAGAGGAATCTGGCGGCGGTCGAGGTCGTCGGGGCCTAGACGCCGTCGGGGGCGCGGGGATCTGGCGGCTGCCACCTCGTCGTGGTTGCTCGCGCAGTTCCCCGCGCCCCTTCGGGGCGCGTCCTGGGCTCAGGTGCGCTGCTTCCTCTTGCCCAGGGTCGCCATGTAGGCCATGTCGCCGAGGGCGACGATGATGATCGCGGCGACGAGCTGGAAGATGTGGCGGCTCCAGTCGATACCGGCGGTCTCCTCGACGCCGAAGCCGCGGGCGACGGCGTTGCCGACGATCGCGCCCAGCATGCCGAAGATCGTCGTCAGCCAGAGCGGGCTGTGCTGCTTGCCCGGGAGGATCGCCTTGGCCAACAGGCCGAGGATGAATCCCACGATGATCGCCCACAACCAGCCCATGGCTGCCTCCTCGTACGGCTCGACGTGAGCAGTACGCCCAGTGTCGGCCCGCCCGCGGTACGCCGCATGTCGGGCACGGCCGTACGCGGCGCGGCGCATCTCCTCCACTCTCCGTGGAAGGTGACCCGGTCTCGTAGGCGGCGCAGACGCGGCGTAACGTG encodes the following:
- a CDS encoding SEC-C domain-containing protein, whose amino-acid sequence is MSSKRCMSSRSNKARKARQPAAVPPGALGGSNHAQFAEESERLAERCPEEREELLREAAEAWLDAGEHERAVALYERLLDPASGGCREPDIVDAWRINALWEAGKEDVARAAAAAFRARHPRDPAAWSIVAEVFEAGGETAKAAEWFTSGVTHALGVGATVTADVVADSPDSFGLEELVIGRHRVRRLLGEPHDDWDHLADALHEQRASLAGGGRVRPLDELHDPLRRKRLEAGGTDAVLAEFEALAHDFAEDELLSSGRLKTCVLFWPPGEFARLLQRLPSVVEAYGDDHADYRRQVERTLRELSDEGAPRLAVGRATVGDLTAYAEATGSGSLDTPAVRSAYAAELARTGQAVDWPPPRNGPCWCGSERKYKKCCGDPALR
- a CDS encoding ATP-binding protein, whose product is MPVPPAQEAVTVSVFVRRFPATRRGARLARRTARYRLDLWDVPYGSPASDTVALVVAELAANAALHGRDFELRLKYARTHAPAEGVVRVEVSDTHPRHPGPPEPPTGDPADAEGGRGLLIVEAVAARWGVEERTGPGKTVWAECAVDVVDTRSLRRTIRARRSGSS
- a CDS encoding helix-turn-helix domain-containing protein is translated as MTADQGGAENGTSGTEAELSDSLRTFGAVLKALREESGLTQEEFALRVRYSHAYIAKIEQGKRFPPTDLPERAAEALGPVALKVLTAAAKSLTRRAGLASWFRQWAGIEEEAISLYAYECRAVPGLLQPEGYIRAIFDRQIPPLSEEQFERQVAARQERQRLLDERPNTAFSFLIEQAVLERRLGGKEVAREVIANLLEHGTRRNVEILVMPLRQEDHSGVDGQMYLAERDNHQWVGYVEGHGSSTLLAEPKLVSSMLQRYGKMRSQALSRMATVDLLREMQGAL
- a CDS encoding DUF397 domain-containing protein, with the protein product MSTELAWFKSSYSGSGGGNCLEVAVRPEAVHVRDSKDKSIRPLTVTPSAWTAFTALAAGSAAHG
- a CDS encoding TldD/PmbA family protein gives rise to the protein MPHAVDQSFLALPLRALADAALARARALGAEHADFRFERVRSASWRLRDAKPAGSSDTTDLGYAVRVVHGGTWGFASGVDLTMDAAAKVASQAVAMAKLSAQVIKAAGSDERVELADEPVHAEKTWVSSYGIDPFAVPDEEKSALLAQWSARLLAADGINHVDASLLAVHENKFYADTAGTVTTQQRVRLHPSLTAVSVDESSGEFDSMRTLAPPAGRGWEYVTGTGWDWDDELARIPELLAEKMRAPSVEAGVYDLVVDPSNLWLTIHESIGHATELDRALGYEAAYAGTSFATFDKLHKLRYGSELMNVTGDRTAEHGLATIGYDDEGVECQSWDLVRDGTLVGYQLDRRIARLTGLGRSNGCAYADSPGHVPVQRMANVSLRPDPAGMSTEDLIGGVDRGIYVVGDRSWSIDMQRYNFQFTGQRFFRIENGRITGQLRDVAYQATTTDFWGSMAALGGPQTYVLGGAFNCGKAQPGQVAAVSHGCPSALFKGVNILNTTQEAGR
- a CDS encoding metallopeptidase TldD-related protein, whose amino-acid sequence is MSARDSKAHKPHEIVERALGLSRADGCVVIADEYSTANLRWAGNALTTNGVTRGRSVTVVALVDGKEGTASGVVSRSAVTAEELEPLVRAAEAAARGAGPAEDAQPLITGVEHSPDFTDAPAETSSAVFADFAPALGESFARARAGGRELYGFANHELVSSYLGTSTGLRLRHDQPNGTLELNAKSPDRKRSAWAGRSTRDFKDVDPAALDAELAVRLGWAERRVPLPAGRYETLLPPTAVADLLIYQMWSASARDAAEGRTVFSKPGGGTRIGERLTELPLSLRSDPNEPGLESAPFVLAHSSGGDSSVFDNGLPLGATDWISRGEIARLPTTRHSAGLTGLPVVPTIGNLILDGGDDRSLEEMVANTGRGLLLTCLWYIREVDPATLLLTGLTRDGVYLVENGEVTGEVNNFRFNESPVDLLGRATEAGRTEKTLPREWSDYFTRAAMPALRVPDFNMSSVSQGV
- the tyrS gene encoding tyrosine--tRNA ligase; translation: MTDIVDELKWRGLFALSTDEDALRKALADGPVTFYCGFDPTAPSLHVGHLVQVLTVRRLQQAGHRPLALVGGATGLIGDPRPTAERTLNDPETVAGWVGRLRAQIEPFLSFEGENAAVMVNNLDWTEGLSAIEFLRDIGKHFRVNKMLTKDSVARRLESDQGISYTEFSYQILQGMDFLQLYRRHGCTLQQGGSDQWGNLTAGLDLIHRLEPGVEAHALATPLMTKADGTKFGKTEGGAVWLDPEMTTPYAFYQFWLNVDDRDITRYMRILSFKSRAELEELEAQTEERPQARAAQRALAEELTTLVHGPEQTAAVIAASRALFGQGELAELDEKTLAAALSELPHAKVAGLAPVVDLLAEVGLVPSKSAGRRTVKEGGAYVNNVKVTAEDAVPASEDLIHGRWLVLRRGKRNLAAVEVVGA
- a CDS encoding GlsB/YeaQ/YmgE family stress response membrane protein, with translation MGWLWAIIVGFILGLLAKAILPGKQHSPLWLTTIFGMLGAIVGNAVARGFGVEETAGIDWSRHIFQLVAAIIIVALGDMAYMATLGKRKQRT